From the genome of Desulfobaculum xiamenense, one region includes:
- a CDS encoding DUF4258 domain-containing protein: protein MIVWMSDHARERMRERGITRQQVGNVLSRGRGYPQRGGRFLYRLGDMNVIISRAGVVVTAWCGVERGGGPQTKGRRR from the coding sequence ATGATAGTCTGGATGAGTGACCATGCGCGGGAACGGATGCGGGAGCGCGGCATCACCCGTCAGCAGGTGGGCAACGTGCTCTCTCGGGGCCGCGGCTATCCGCAGCGGGGCGGACGCTTCCTGTATCGGCTCGGGGACATGAACGTCATTATCAGCCGGGCCGGAGTGGTGGTCACGGCGTGGTGCGGGGTGGAGCGGGGAGGGGGGCCTCAGACGAAGGGGCGCAGGAGATGA
- a CDS encoding phage regulatory CII family protein, producing MRQRNTMPVLSAVHRMVIGQDRLSVEALADRVGISASSLYSKLNPYDERQLNLRQFLILLDSLDPAPVLEALCERYGMRAVPAGCPVPDGHSLHEEMVHDHLAHAEFCRAIECGASPDETRALARKACQEIEETQAFHEREKYRPGPLVPGAEEVG from the coding sequence ATGCGGCAGCGCAACACTATGCCGGTGCTGAGCGCCGTGCATCGGATGGTCATCGGGCAGGACCGGCTTTCGGTCGAGGCATTGGCCGACCGTGTCGGCATATCCGCGAGTTCCCTCTATTCCAAGCTCAATCCCTACGACGAGCGCCAGCTCAACCTGCGCCAGTTCCTCATCCTGCTTGATTCCCTCGACCCCGCACCCGTGCTGGAAGCGCTGTGCGAGCGCTATGGCATGCGGGCTGTTCCCGCCGGATGCCCTGTTCCGGACGGTCATTCCCTGCACGAGGAGATGGTTCACGATCACCTCGCACACGCCGAATTCTGCCGCGCCATCGAGTGCGGAGCTTCCCCCGATGAAACGCGGGCGCTTGCCCGGAAGGCCTGTCAGGAGATCGAGGAAACGCAGGCCTTCCACGAGCGCGAGAAATACCGTCCGGGGCCGCTGGTTCCGGGCGCGGAGGAGGTCGGATGA
- a CDS encoding helix-turn-helix domain-containing protein encodes MRSMMSSTMRGYSAKYLIPSSLTWVLVSIGQCLLSKIFPTGNLLLMNTLERFRKAHHLTYEAMASMVGLGPPSVWRHCQGLRRVSPSAAKRYERAFGIPAHVLRPDIFDGPSEPAPG; translated from the coding sequence ATGCGCTCGATGATGAGTTCGACAATGCGGGGGTATTCAGCGAAATATCTCATACCCTCATCGCTTACGTGGGTTTTAGTTTCCATAGGGCAATGCCTCTTGTCAAAAATATTTCCAACTGGTAATTTATTGCTCATGAATACACTTGAGCGTTTCCGGAAGGCGCATCACCTCACGTACGAGGCTATGGCCAGTATGGTGGGGCTTGGACCTCCCTCAGTTTGGCGTCATTGTCAAGGGTTGCGGAGGGTTAGCCCGTCCGCTGCGAAGCGATACGAAAGAGCCTTCGGCATTCCTGCTCATGTGTTGCGGCCGGACATTTTTGATGGGCCTTCCGAACCAGCGCCGGGATGA
- a CDS encoding S24 family peptidase, which produces METKTHVSDEGMRYFAEYPRIVELIIERIEALKDKGQSYAATAKLIGVKPPTITRWLKGDRSKLSLDIFLRCMDALQIQPHDVFSGITPDLQEYDFIPKVTAKLGCGSGSLQVESDVQGLYAFRSDFLEMWHFHKSRLVMFEATGDSMSPTIEDGDNILISTGTDMAPRTGELWAIGIDEELLIKRIERRPGVLVLKSDNLSYKPIEVPLNDHANIRLIGKALWLARIL; this is translated from the coding sequence ATGGAAACTAAAACCCACGTAAGCGATGAGGGTATGAGATATTTCGCTGAATACCCCCGCATTGTCGAACTCATCATCGAGCGCATCGAAGCCCTGAAAGACAAGGGGCAAAGCTACGCTGCGACCGCAAAGCTCATCGGCGTAAAGCCCCCAACCATCACCCGCTGGCTCAAGGGGGATCGGTCGAAATTGTCCCTCGACATCTTCCTCCGCTGCATGGACGCGCTTCAGATTCAACCCCACGATGTCTTTTCAGGTATCACGCCAGACCTCCAGGAGTACGACTTCATCCCGAAGGTAACCGCCAAGCTTGGCTGCGGCAGCGGCTCCCTTCAGGTGGAAAGCGACGTCCAAGGCCTCTACGCCTTCCGCTCGGACTTCCTCGAAATGTGGCACTTCCACAAAAGCAGGCTTGTCATGTTCGAAGCCACGGGCGACAGCATGAGTCCCACCATTGAGGATGGCGACAACATACTCATCTCCACAGGCACCGACATGGCACCGCGCACGGGAGAACTCTGGGCTATCGGCATCGACGAAGAGCTTCTCATCAAACGTATTGAGCGCCGCCCCGGTGTTCTCGTTCTGAAATCCGACAACTTGTCGTACAAACCAATCGAAGTCCCTCTTAATGATCACGCCAACATCCGCTTGATTGGCAAAGCCCTTTGGCTTGCCAGAATTCTCTAA
- a CDS encoding siphovirus Gp157 family protein, producing MLRIHDTEQAIHDLFDAAEEMASRPEDFTDEERAEIQRALEEQADLLASEEAEHADRYAFVIRKRLDEASFLREEAQRLHERARAVENNVARFKTTLIDAFRRHGIQKIKGAKYTVFLRTAESVTLDVDPENLPSEFRNEVIEYKPRKADIKAAIKAGGTVPGARIVENVSLTIR from the coding sequence ATGCTCAGGATCCACGACACGGAGCAGGCAATCCATGATCTGTTCGACGCAGCCGAGGAAATGGCATCCCGGCCCGAGGACTTCACCGACGAGGAACGCGCTGAAATCCAGCGTGCGCTGGAAGAACAAGCCGATCTCCTCGCCAGCGAGGAGGCGGAACACGCGGACCGCTACGCCTTCGTGATTCGCAAGCGTCTCGACGAGGCGAGCTTTCTCCGCGAGGAGGCCCAGCGACTCCACGAGAGGGCGCGCGCCGTCGAGAACAACGTGGCGCGATTCAAGACCACGCTGATCGACGCCTTCAGACGGCACGGCATCCAGAAGATCAAGGGCGCGAAGTACACGGTGTTCCTGCGCACGGCCGAATCCGTGACCCTCGACGTCGATCCCGAGAACCTGCCGTCCGAATTCAGGAACGAGGTGATCGAGTACAAGCCGCGCAAGGCCGACATCAAGGCCGCAATCAAGGCGGGCGGCACCGTGCCCGGAGCGCGGATCGTGGAGAATGTCAGCCTCACCATCCGCTAA
- a CDS encoding DNA cytosine methyltransferase encodes MTTAQPTPAPTVGELFAGIGGMSLGLAWAGFNVRWQVEIDEWCRRILESHWPDAIRFDDIRTLDPDSLAPVDLICGGYPCQPFSNAGKRKGSRDDRHLWPEVVRILRHLRRMERHPAWCLFENVDGHVSMGLDSVLSDLEGIGYTCWPLIVPACAVGARHQRNRVWIVANAKRDLFQGRPALASKGCGQSTQEQLAGLLFPCPWPSLSVARAFRAGDGFSRQVDRNRAIGNAVVPQVAYMMGMAIRTAHEIHNLPYAGDPT; translated from the coding sequence ATGACCACCGCCCAGCCAACACCGGCACCGACCGTCGGGGAACTCTTCGCAGGGATCGGCGGAATGAGCCTCGGCCTCGCATGGGCGGGATTCAATGTTCGATGGCAGGTAGAAATAGATGAATGGTGCAGACGCATACTCGAAAGCCACTGGCCAGACGCCATACGCTTCGACGACATCCGAACTCTCGACCCAGACAGTCTGGCTCCCGTTGATCTCATCTGCGGAGGCTACCCCTGCCAACCATTTTCCAACGCCGGAAAGCGAAAGGGCTCGCGCGATGACCGCCACCTCTGGCCGGAGGTTGTTCGCATCCTTCGCCATCTCCGAAGGATGGAACGACACCCCGCTTGGTGCCTGTTTGAAAACGTTGATGGCCACGTCTCAATGGGCCTCGACAGCGTGCTTTCTGACCTGGAGGGAATCGGCTACACCTGCTGGCCGCTCATTGTTCCAGCTTGTGCCGTCGGGGCACGACACCAAAGAAATCGAGTCTGGATTGTGGCCAACGCCAAACGCGACTTGTTTCAAGGGCGGCCGGCTCTCGCCTCGAAAGGATGTGGCCAATCCACTCAAGAACAACTGGCAGGACTTCTGTTCCCTTGTCCTTGGCCATCGCTATCCGTCGCCAGAGCTTTCCGAGCTGGTGATGGGTTTTCCCGACAAGTGGACAGAAACAGGGCCATCGGAAATGCCGTCGTCCCACAGGTTGCATACATGATGGGCATGGCAATCCGGACCGCGCACGAGATCCACAATCTCCCCTACGCAGGAGACCCCACATGA
- a CDS encoding site-specific integrase — protein sequence MSYRVQGKKSPVREYFGRGKTGEQTAKIRAAELNLSKTKGETLGRTSTDIYLDELAQVYLDDAKRRGVSEYWRKEFTALLNTTILPALSSRPVDQISFADIVRMADGWGKSVATTNRYLGYLRAVFRFGLDQDITTVNPLRKWRKAKETTKRDFRLTMEDFERIRAKAMPHLAIAMEIELMTWARPGPTELFKLHKRDIDPEAKTIRIRGTKTPTSDRLMHLDGDEVCRLLEITSLSKSGYLIEYAGAPVKQIARSWAAAVEAAGITYHVTPYDIRHLGISEALRAGADLAAVSQMAGHADISTTQRKYYHCLKGEKARAATLKAKAARPKAGKVVNFPR from the coding sequence GTGTCCTATCGTGTGCAGGGCAAGAAGAGCCCTGTTCGCGAATACTTCGGACGCGGAAAGACTGGGGAACAGACGGCGAAAATCCGTGCTGCAGAGCTTAACCTGTCCAAGACCAAGGGAGAAACCCTTGGGCGGACATCAACGGACATCTATCTGGATGAACTGGCACAAGTATACTTGGACGACGCTAAACGGCGCGGAGTCTCCGAGTATTGGCGCAAGGAATTCACCGCGCTCCTCAACACCACGATTCTCCCGGCACTCTCTTCGCGTCCCGTCGATCAGATTTCCTTCGCGGACATCGTGCGCATGGCCGACGGCTGGGGCAAATCCGTTGCCACAACCAACCGCTATCTGGGATACCTGCGCGCTGTGTTCCGCTTCGGGCTGGACCAGGACATCACCACCGTCAACCCTCTTCGGAAATGGCGAAAGGCCAAGGAGACAACCAAGCGCGACTTCCGGCTGACCATGGAAGACTTCGAACGGATCCGCGCGAAGGCAATGCCCCACCTCGCCATTGCCATGGAGATCGAACTAATGACATGGGCTCGCCCCGGTCCGACGGAACTCTTCAAGCTCCACAAGCGCGACATCGACCCGGAAGCCAAGACCATCCGCATTCGCGGAACCAAGACGCCAACATCGGATCGCCTCATGCATCTTGATGGCGACGAAGTCTGCAGGCTGCTGGAAATCACAAGCCTCTCGAAATCGGGATACCTGATCGAATACGCAGGCGCACCGGTCAAGCAGATTGCCAGATCGTGGGCGGCTGCCGTCGAAGCTGCGGGCATCACCTACCATGTCACACCCTATGACATCCGCCACCTCGGCATATCCGAAGCCCTCAGAGCCGGGGCTGATCTCGCCGCCGTCTCCCAGATGGCGGGGCACGCCGACATCTCCACCACCCAACGCAAATACTACCACTGCCTCAAGGGTGAGAAGGCCAGAGCGGCCACCCTCAAGGCCAAGGCAGCCCGCCCAAAGGCTGGCAAAGTCGTCAACTTCCCACGATGA